The following proteins are encoded in a genomic region of Halonatronomonas betaini:
- a CDS encoding UDP-N-acetylmuramoyl-tripeptide--D-alanyl-D-alanine ligase, with the protein MLSLKLKEIVEAVDGKILQGNPDQIVNNMTIDSRRVKPGDLFFAIIGENNDGHNFIPEAVDNGARVVITSRSIKPYSGLAIILVRDTTQALQDLASFVRKKIENLKVIGITGSAGKTTTKDIIASILGEEKRVLKSKGNYNNEYGLPLSLLELDGNEDIAILEMAMRNRGDISRLAEIASPDVGVITNIGPAHLENLKTIENIASAKAELLAGLNSDGIAVLNYDDEYIREMVNSYGDLEKITVSLKNKDVDYYADQIEYIKNGEESRFRVHEGDNNYILEMDRAGEHNIYNALAAIAVARAMGISWDSIKNGIKDIEVTELRQEIRKIDGIRIINDSYNANPLSMKAGIDSLLNIEGKRKIAVLGAMLELGRIENAAHKEIGKYLYKNGIDVLIGVGSMGEIIAEGAVEAGMAEQNIYVYDNNEDAASFINKIMRSGDAILVKGSRALEMEEIVDLLLEYGG; encoded by the coding sequence ATGCTCTCACTTAAATTAAAAGAGATTGTTGAGGCTGTTGATGGTAAGATTCTTCAGGGCAATCCAGATCAAATAGTTAATAATATGACAATTGATAGCAGAAGGGTTAAACCAGGTGATCTATTTTTTGCAATAATTGGAGAAAATAATGATGGCCATAACTTTATTCCAGAGGCTGTTGATAATGGTGCCAGGGTTGTTATAACTTCCAGATCTATAAAGCCTTATTCAGGATTGGCGATAATTCTAGTCAGGGATACAACCCAGGCTTTACAGGACTTAGCTTCATTTGTGAGAAAAAAGATTGAAAATTTGAAAGTGATTGGTATTACAGGAAGTGCCGGCAAGACAACCACTAAAGATATTATAGCCAGTATTCTAGGTGAAGAAAAAAGGGTTTTAAAAAGTAAAGGTAATTATAATAATGAATATGGCTTACCTTTATCCTTACTTGAACTGGATGGTAATGAAGATATTGCTATTCTGGAAATGGCCATGAGGAATAGAGGTGATATTTCCAGACTAGCAGAAATTGCCAGTCCAGATGTTGGAGTTATTACAAATATAGGTCCTGCTCATCTGGAGAACCTTAAAACAATTGAAAATATTGCCAGTGCAAAAGCAGAATTATTAGCTGGTTTAAATTCAGATGGAATAGCTGTCTTGAATTATGATGATGAATATATTAGAGAAATGGTAAATAGTTATGGTGATTTAGAAAAAATAACTGTAAGTTTAAAAAATAAAGATGTAGATTATTATGCCGATCAGATTGAATATATTAAAAATGGTGAGGAATCAAGATTTAGAGTTCATGAAGGGGATAATAATTATATACTTGAAATGGACCGTGCAGGGGAACATAATATTTATAATGCTTTAGCAGCTATTGCTGTGGCAAGGGCTATGGGGATTAGCTGGGATTCTATTAAAAATGGTATAAAGGATATTGAAGTTACTGAATTAAGGCAGGAAATCAGAAAGATTGATGGGATAAGAATCATTAATGATTCTTATAATGCTAATCCTTTATCAATGAAAGCCGGGATTGATTCTTTACTAAATATTGAGGGCAAAAGGAAAATAGCAGTTTTAGGCGCTATGCTCGAGCTAGGTAGAATTGAGAATGCTGCCCATAAAGAAATTGGTAAATACCTCTATAAAAATGGAATAGATGTATTAATTGGCGTTGGAAGTATGGGAGAAATTATTGCTGAAGGAGCTGTTGAGGCTGGAATGGCAGAACAGAATATTTATGTTTATGATAATAATGAAGATGCTGCTTCTTTTATCAATAAGATAATGCGTTCTGGTGATGCTATTCTTGTAAAGGGCTCCAGGGCTCTGGAAATGGAAGAGATTGTAGATCTACTACTGGAGTATGGTGGCTAA
- the mraY gene encoding phospho-N-acetylmuramoyl-pentapeptide-transferase, producing MNQIIIFISPFLFTVLLMPIFIDKLKSFSFGQQIRKEGPESHYSKEGIPTMGGALILAIVLISIFIFLDLSIEIVLVLLVIITSGLLGFIDDILNIKGAESLGLTAKTKFLIQLIIGLIIGVLLFYYNITDLYIPFTANSLNLGYLVIPFSLLLIPATSNAVNLSDGLDGLAGSLFTISCLAFIPILYILGFNQIILLLVITISSCLGFLWYNANPAQIFMGDTGSLFLGSFLAIIALLTGTSLYLLFLGGIFVIVTLSVILQVSYFKISGGKRIFKMAPIHHHFELSGWPEVKVTMRFIILQILFSGVGIIASLPLI from the coding sequence ATGAATCAGATTATTATATTTATTAGTCCATTTTTATTCACAGTTTTATTGATGCCGATTTTTATAGATAAGCTTAAAAGCTTTAGTTTTGGTCAGCAGATAAGAAAGGAAGGTCCTGAAAGCCATTATTCAAAAGAAGGAATACCTACTATGGGTGGGGCTTTAATCCTGGCGATAGTTTTAATATCAATATTTATATTTCTGGATCTGTCAATAGAGATAGTACTTGTATTATTAGTAATTATAACCAGTGGACTTTTAGGTTTTATTGATGATATTTTAAATATAAAAGGAGCTGAATCTTTAGGTTTAACTGCTAAAACTAAATTTTTGATTCAATTAATCATAGGTTTAATAATTGGAGTATTACTATTTTATTATAATATTACAGATTTATATATACCATTTACAGCAAATAGTCTTAATTTAGGTTATCTGGTCATACCATTTTCATTGTTATTAATTCCTGCTACAAGTAATGCAGTTAATTTAAGCGATGGCCTGGATGGGCTTGCAGGTAGTTTATTTACTATATCCTGTCTGGCATTTATTCCTATTTTATATATTTTAGGATTTAATCAAATAATTTTACTTTTAGTTATTACTATATCGAGTTGTCTTGGGTTTTTATGGTATAATGCTAATCCTGCTCAAATTTTTATGGGGGATACAGGTTCACTATTTTTAGGGAGTTTTTTGGCAATAATAGCCTTATTGACAGGGACATCTCTATACCTCTTATTTTTGGGAGGTATCTTTGTTATTGTCACTCTGTCTGTAATCCTACAGGTTAGTTATTTTAAGATATCTGGAGGCAAAAGAATTTTTAAGATGGCTCCAATTCATCATCATTTTGAATTATCAGGATGGCCTGAAGTAAAGGTGACAATGAGGTTTATTATTTTACAGATTTTATTTTCTGGAGTTGGCATAATAGCTTCTTTACCATTAATTTAG